TATTTCGGCTGAAAGCTAAGGTCAAGCAGGGCTTTGACACTGTAATGTCCGCGAGTGGTGAGCTTCATCCAATCCTTACAAACATTCCTTATATTATTGAGTTGCGACAAGGTCGCGATCGAACTTCGGGGATTTCATTATCGATCGGTTTAAATACATTGGCTGACCGCTTGATTACTAATCGTATCGGTGACAGGAAGGAAGCCGTGACTGGAGTGATTTAACGATCGAGGGCTAACTTTTTGAGCTTAATCTTCCAAGACGGCGGATACCCGCCAGCAACTGTTGAAACTCAAGTATTGGAACTAAAGCAGTATAGAAGTAGTAAAGTAGTCTGTTGATTCAGGCTGTCGATTCCGTCAGTCCATTCCGTCAGTCTGAGAATGAAACGATTGAGAAAAAGGTAGAGAAAAAAGTAATCCACGTTCTCCGACTTGCGCTATATTGAAACCTTTTGGTTCCTGAGCTGAGCGATCCAGATTTGTAATGCCACTCTGCGATACCGCTGCGATGCCAGATCCAATCTCAGAACGATCGATCAGGTTTTATAAACTCGGAGGCATTTGAGTTAATCAAAAAGCTTAGATTTTAATACAAACCAGATGAGAAAAAGTTGACTTGCCAAGGTAATATAGATTCAAAAGCTGATATAAAGCTAGAGATCCATAGTGAAAGAATTTCGATAGCAGAACTATCAGCGGCATCGTACCCACGATACTCCACCCACGGTAGAATTACCAAGCGGTATTCCAAAGTTCCTAGTCATCGATTCAGACCAAACGAATGAGTAAAAAGAAAAAGATTGAGCCTTTAACTGGAGAAGCCCTTCTAGCGAAGGTCAAAGAGCTGGAGAACGTCAGCAAAGAAGAAAAAGCGAAAGAGTGCGGATATTACACCATTACTAAAAATGGCGTAGAGCGCGTCAATATGATGAAGTTCTACAATGCTCTTCTGGAAGCCAAAGAGATTGAGCTGGACGGAAAGCAGGGCAGCAACGGTCGGGGCGGACGCAGCGCCAGCTATCGGATTACGGTGCAGGCAAACGGCAATTTGCTGATTGGAGCTGCCTATACTAAGCAAATGGATTTGAAGCCTGGAGACGAATTTGAAATTTCCCTGGGACGAAAGCACATTCGCTTAAAGCAGCTTGAGAGCGATGAGTTTGAAGAGTAAGCTTTGACAGACAGTTGTCTTTAGCCCAGTGGAAACATCCTCTGTCCCGTGGAGACATCACAGAGACAATGCTTCTGTTTTATGGAATTGGCAAAACTGTTCCATAAAAGCAGCTGACAAAAACGTCTGACAAAAGAACGATCCTATTAGGAGGCTAAACAGCTTGGAGTGAAAGCCTCCTATTTTGCTGAAAACTTTTTCTTCAGAAGTTCATCGTGAGTAGAGCATCCTCCTTGTCGTTTTGAGGACGCTCCATTTCCTTACATTACTCAGATTAAATCGATCGAGATTTTGCAAAACCTTCAGCAGGACAGCCAGAACCCGATCGTTTTATTAACCGCCTCAATAGCTGCCTTAATAGCCGCCCCAATCATTATCTTAATTACCGCTTCAGGGCGTTGCCTTAGCCAATTGCCTTAAAAGGTTTATTAAACGGCAAATTTGCTTCAAATCGCGAAAAAATTCTCAATCATGCTTATCAATTTTAACAGCGCGATCGTCCACAGCTTAAATTCCTCTCCCAATGGCAAGGGAAAGAACTTTGAGAAGTAAGAACTAAGAGATAAGAACTTTTTTACTCGCAGAGATTTTTTAGCTCCAGCTCTGCTTTTTCTCTGGCTCAGACTACGGTGTACATACAAATCCAAAGATGGGTGTCCCAGCTTCCGACGCCTCCTAAATTTCCCATCTGTTATTTGCTGCTCCTGGGGCGCGAGGAAACTTTGGACATCAGAGGAAATTTTGAATATTAGGAGATAAGGAGATAAGGGCTATCCGGAATCCGGAATCACGGCGGGATAGCATCTACGGCATCTTGCCATCCATGTTTTCCAATCCTATTTGGTCCACACTGACCTCCGTACTAACCTCCGTATAGTGGAGAACGCTACTATTAGTTAATGGGGCAGAAACGCTCGGATTGAATGCTTTATCGCATGATCCTAAGAGAATTTGCGCGTCAATCTGAGTATTGGGCTGCCTGCTGTTGATTGTTGCTGCTCCATAAGTGCTGAGATCCATGAGTGAGTCTACACTGCGCCCTGCTTTGATTACTCGCGTTTTGCCTGATTCGATCGCCGCCGAGGTGGGCTTTGAACCGGGCGATCGGCTAGTGTCGATTAATGGACAGGCACCGCGCGACCTAATCGACTATCAGTTCCTTTGTGCGGATGAAGTGCTCGAACTGGAAGTGCTGGATGCTAAGGGCAAAACTCACCAAGTTGAAATTGAAAAGGATTACGACGACGACCTGGGGCTGGAATTTGAATCGGCTTTGTTTGATGGACTGATTCAGTGCAATAACCGCTGCCCCTTTTGCTTCATCGATCAGCAGCCCCCCGGCAAGCGGGAAAGCCTGTACTTCAAGGACGACGACTATCGCCTCAGCTTTCTCTACGGCAGCTATTTAACGCTGACCAACCTGACCCAGAAAGAGTGGGATCGGATTGCCCAGATGCGGCTGTCTCCTTTGTTTGTATCGGTTCATGCGACGGAGCCAGAGGTGCGGATTCGGCTGCTCAAAAATCCCCGTGCCGGACAGCTCCTCGATCAGCTTCGGTGGTTTCAAAAGCATCGGCTGCAAATTCATGCCCAGGTCGTTGTCTGTCCCGGTATTAACGACGGGGTGCATCTGGAGCAGACCTTGCATGATCTGGCGCAGTTTCATCAAGGCGAAGTTCCGACTGTGGCATCGGCGGCGATCGTTCCCGTGGGGCTGACCCGCTTTCGTCCAGCGGAAGATGAACTCGTCCCCGTGACGCCAGAAAAGGCGCGAGAGGTGATTGCTCAGGTAAAGCCGCTGCAAGAAAAATTCCGGCAGCAGTGGGGCACGACCTTTGCCTGGTTAGCCGATGAGTGGTTTCTAATCGGACGGGAAGAACTGCCGCCAGAGTCGCACTATGAGGACTACCCACAGTTGGGCAACGGTGTGGGTTCGATCCGGCAATTTCTAAAGCAGTTCCAGACCGCAGCCAAACAGCTACCGCCCAAAATAGATTCGCCCCGCCGCTATAGCTGGATTGTGGGCAATGCTGTAGAGTACGCCTTTCAGCCGATCGTCCAGCGGCTCAATGCAGTAGAAGGACTGACGATCGATCTGGTTGCGCTGAATAGCCAGTATTGGGGACAGCAGATTAGCGTGACAGGATTAATTACAGGACAGGATATTCTGGCGGCGCTCCG
This is a stretch of genomic DNA from Leptolyngbya ohadii IS1. It encodes these proteins:
- a CDS encoding AbrB family transcriptional regulator; the protein is MSKKKKIEPLTGEALLAKVKELENVSKEEKAKECGYYTITKNGVERVNMMKFYNALLEAKEIELDGKQGSNGRGGRSASYRITVQANGNLLIGAAYTKQMDLKPGDEFEISLGRKHIRLKQLESDEFEE
- a CDS encoding TIGR03279 family radical SAM protein is translated as MSESTLRPALITRVLPDSIAAEVGFEPGDRLVSINGQAPRDLIDYQFLCADEVLELEVLDAKGKTHQVEIEKDYDDDLGLEFESALFDGLIQCNNRCPFCFIDQQPPGKRESLYFKDDDYRLSFLYGSYLTLTNLTQKEWDRIAQMRLSPLFVSVHATEPEVRIRLLKNPRAGQLLDQLRWFQKHRLQIHAQVVVCPGINDGVHLEQTLHDLAQFHQGEVPTVASAAIVPVGLTRFRPAEDELVPVTPEKAREVIAQVKPLQEKFRQQWGTTFAWLADEWFLIGREELPPESHYEDYPQLGNGVGSIRQFLKQFQTAAKQLPPKIDSPRRYSWIVGNAVEYAFQPIVQRLNAVEGLTIDLVALNSQYWGQQISVTGLITGQDILAALRDRDLGDGILLPSVMLKHDDDRFLDDLTVRDLEKELKVPILKVGAIEELLTTCTQEQECEVV